The Immundisolibacter cernigliae genome has a window encoding:
- a CDS encoding FKBP-type peptidyl-prolyl cis-trans isomerase yields the protein MRIADDCVVTLAYTLRDDAGEELDSATAADPFAFVHGRHSVIPGLEKALTGRAAGDKLGLTIAPADAYGEHSPARVQVVPRDRFPADIDIEPGMQFHASDEHGGRMSVRVAEVNEDGVVIDANHPLAGQTLHFAVEVLDVRAATAEELAHGHVHGAGGHHH from the coding sequence ATGCGCATAGCCGACGACTGTGTCGTGACCCTCGCTTACACCCTGCGCGACGACGCCGGCGAGGAGCTGGACAGTGCCACCGCAGCCGATCCGTTTGCCTTCGTGCACGGCCGCCACTCGGTAATTCCGGGCCTGGAAAAGGCGCTGACCGGACGCGCCGCCGGCGACAAGCTGGGCCTGACCATCGCCCCGGCCGATGCCTATGGCGAGCACAGCCCGGCACGCGTGCAGGTGGTGCCGCGCGATCGCTTTCCGGCCGACATCGACATCGAGCCTGGCATGCAGTTTCACGCCAGCGATGAACACGGCGGACGCATGTCGGTGCGCGTGGCGGAGGTCAACGAGGACGGTGTGGTCATCGACGCCAACCACCCGCTGGCCGGCCAGACGCTGCATTTCGCGGTCGAGGTGCTGGACGTGCGCGCGGCGACCGCCGAGGAGCTGGCGCACGGCCACGTGCACGGCGCCGGCGGCCATCACCACTGA
- a CDS encoding alpha-L-glutamate ligase-like protein, whose amino-acid sequence MITFPWQRARALRAHGVLGMNQRNGDFIARVNPRRLYPLVDDKVRTKTLAQAAGIQVPELYGLIAIQHQVLDLPKLLEGREDFVVKPVNGSGGNGVLVIVGRRKGRYRKASGAQLTEDELEHHVSNTLSGLYSLGGQPDAAMIEYRVKVDPVFEPISHQGVPDLRTVVYKGYPVLAMVRLPTALSDGKANLHQGAIGAGIDIATGLTGRGVWRNEVIDEHIDTGNPITGVQVPQWETLLELAARCYDISGLGYLGVDFVLDRDFGPMMLEMNARPGLNIQIANQTGLLPRLATVDAHGRQGASVAERVAFAQERFGRA is encoded by the coding sequence ATGATCACGTTCCCCTGGCAACGGGCACGGGCGCTGCGAGCGCACGGCGTGCTGGGCATGAACCAGCGCAACGGGGACTTCATCGCCCGGGTCAACCCGCGCCGTCTGTATCCGCTGGTGGACGACAAGGTGCGCACCAAGACCCTGGCCCAGGCGGCCGGCATCCAGGTACCCGAGCTGTACGGCCTGATCGCCATCCAGCACCAGGTCCTGGATCTGCCAAAACTGCTGGAGGGCCGCGAGGATTTTGTCGTCAAGCCGGTCAACGGCAGCGGCGGCAACGGCGTGCTGGTCATCGTCGGGCGTCGCAAGGGCCGCTACCGCAAGGCCAGCGGCGCCCAGCTGACCGAGGACGAACTCGAACACCACGTCTCGAACACCCTGTCGGGCCTGTACAGCCTGGGCGGGCAGCCGGACGCGGCGATGATCGAGTACCGCGTCAAGGTCGACCCGGTGTTCGAGCCGATCTCGCACCAGGGCGTGCCGGACCTGCGCACGGTGGTCTACAAGGGCTATCCGGTGCTGGCCATGGTGCGCCTGCCGACCGCGCTTTCGGACGGCAAGGCCAACCTGCACCAGGGCGCCATCGGCGCCGGCATCGACATCGCCACCGGACTGACCGGCCGCGGCGTGTGGCGCAACGAGGTGATCGACGAACACATCGACACCGGCAACCCCATCACTGGCGTGCAGGTGCCGCAGTGGGAGACGCTGCTGGAATTGGCCGCCCGCTGCTACGACATCAGCGGCCTGGGGTATCTGGGCGTGGACTTCGTGCTGGACCGCGATTTCGGGCCGATGATGCTGGAGATGAACGCCCGCCCGGGCCTGAACATCCAGATCGCCAACCAGACCGGCCTGCTGCCGCGCCTGGCCACCGTGGACGCGCACGGCCGGCAAGGCGCCAGCGTGGCCGAGCGGGTGGCGTTTGCGCAGGAGCGCTTCGGGCGGGCCTGA
- a CDS encoding L,D-transpeptidase family protein has translation MLPAVRRRLRAGVWLGWLLAALTWASPAAPEPVAEALQAALAAPSLTAGPPLYAPELLRPLYAARGHAPLWDARRADAARAELTGAAAHGLRAADYHLAAIDAQRADRSPAGQAMLDLLLSDGLLMLGSHVRGGKIEVGGLTPRRRLLAVDADLPARLQQAESAAAFLSGLSSSLAGYPRLQQALAHYRAIAATGGWPLLPDGPTLRPGDRDPLLAVLRQRLAREGMDGPVGDGEALFDAPLEAAVRRFQARHGLDVDGAIGRQTRRALNTPATVRVDQLIANLERRRWLGEAPGRRQVRVNVAAFTLEAIDGPAVALRMRVVVGQPYRPTPEFSDRIRYLVLNPYWEVPPRLAAQDKLPLIRRDPGYLAREHIRVLSGWAEDARQIDPPSIDWQRVRTPLPYRLRQDPGPWNALGRVKFMFPNGHDVYLHDTPARALFAHAERGFSSGCIRLQEPLALADWLLAGDPRWSPEALRAAIDGGNTRTVNLREPVPVYLLYWTAWVNSDGAVQFRRDIYDRDAPLAAALATPIQGD, from the coding sequence TTGCTGCCCGCCGTGCGCCGCCGGCTGCGGGCGGGCGTCTGGCTGGGGTGGCTGCTCGCCGCCCTGACGTGGGCGAGTCCGGCTGCGCCCGAGCCGGTGGCCGAGGCGCTGCAGGCCGCGCTGGCAGCACCGAGCCTCACCGCCGGACCGCCGCTGTATGCCCCGGAGCTGCTGCGACCGCTGTATGCGGCTCGCGGCCATGCGCCGCTGTGGGACGCTCGGCGCGCGGATGCGGCGCGCGCCGAACTGACGGGCGCAGCCGCGCACGGTCTGCGCGCGGCCGACTACCACCTCGCCGCCATCGATGCGCAACGCGCAGATCGATCCCCAGCCGGGCAGGCCATGCTCGATCTGCTGCTCAGCGACGGCTTGTTGATGCTCGGTTCGCACGTGCGTGGCGGCAAGATCGAGGTCGGCGGGCTCACCCCTCGCCGGCGCTTGCTGGCGGTGGATGCCGATCTGCCGGCGCGCCTGCAGCAGGCCGAATCCGCGGCGGCGTTCCTGTCCGGGCTCAGCTCCTCGTTGGCCGGCTATCCGCGCCTGCAACAGGCCCTGGCGCATTACCGTGCCATCGCTGCCACGGGTGGCTGGCCGCTGCTGCCGGACGGCCCGACCCTGCGGCCGGGTGATCGTGACCCGCTGCTGGCCGTGCTGCGTCAACGCCTGGCGCGCGAGGGCATGGACGGCCCGGTCGGCGATGGCGAGGCGCTGTTCGATGCGCCGCTCGAGGCCGCAGTGCGCCGTTTTCAGGCTCGCCACGGGCTCGACGTCGATGGCGCCATCGGTCGCCAGACGCGCCGGGCGCTGAACACGCCGGCGACAGTGCGTGTCGACCAGCTCATCGCCAATCTGGAGCGTAGGCGCTGGCTGGGCGAGGCGCCAGGGCGGCGTCAGGTACGCGTCAACGTGGCCGCCTTCACGCTGGAGGCCATCGACGGCCCGGCGGTGGCGCTGCGCATGCGCGTGGTGGTGGGACAGCCCTACCGGCCGACGCCGGAATTCTCGGACCGCATCCGCTACCTGGTGCTCAACCCCTACTGGGAAGTGCCGCCGCGACTGGCCGCGCAGGACAAGCTGCCGCTGATCCGTCGCGATCCGGGGTATCTGGCCAGGGAGCATATACGGGTGCTCAGCGGCTGGGCCGAGGATGCGCGCCAGATCGACCCGCCCAGCATCGACTGGCAACGCGTCAGGACCCCGCTGCCGTACCGTTTGCGCCAGGATCCGGGGCCGTGGAATGCGCTCGGGCGCGTCAAGTTCATGTTCCCGAACGGCCATGACGTCTACCTGCACGACACTCCGGCGCGGGCGTTGTTCGCGCACGCCGAGCGCGGTTTCAGTTCCGGCTGCATCCGGCTGCAGGAGCCGCTGGCGCTGGCCGACTGGCTGCTGGCGGGCGACCCGCGCTGGTCGCCCGAGGCGCTGCGCGCGGCCATCGACGGCGGCAACACGCGCACCGTGAACTTGCGTGAGCCGGTGCCGGTCTACCTGCTGTACTGGACCGCCTGGGTGAACAGTGATGGGGCGGTACAGTTTCGACGCGACATCTACGACCGCGATGCGCCGCTGGCGGCGGCGCTCGCCACACCGATTCAGGGAGATTGA
- a CDS encoding D-Ala-D-Ala carboxypeptidase family metallohydrolase: MGRHSFGHWLARWLCCAVLGPAGVMPALAAPLQLAMLTPASGSSGGAGFSVRWGTERSALAVNPLVARAGQAITLQVEDADSGAFTLDAGAGAVQRLAAAQWRWTAPGKPGAYTLEVRRADGARMRFTALVTTPRQALRGGALNGYLIGNYPSHPSGQALYRPPEGFIEINARSAELPLTPRLKLGQFVCKQAASGPRYVALRERLPLALEAAMERFARAGIASSGLTVMSGYRTPHYNRQLGDTRFSRHQWGDAADVFIDEDGDGRMDDLNGDRRHDREDARLLFEIMDAAQGEAGWQRFTGGLSAYPPNAYHGAFLHLDTRGVKARW, encoded by the coding sequence ATGGGCCGGCACTCTTTCGGCCACTGGCTGGCGCGCTGGCTGTGCTGCGCCGTGCTGGGCCCGGCCGGCGTGATGCCGGCACTGGCGGCGCCACTGCAGTTGGCCATGTTGACGCCGGCATCGGGCAGCTCCGGTGGTGCCGGCTTCAGCGTGCGTTGGGGCACCGAGCGCTCGGCGCTGGCGGTCAACCCGCTGGTGGCGCGCGCCGGCCAGGCCATCACCTTGCAGGTCGAGGACGCCGACAGCGGCGCTTTCACACTCGATGCTGGCGCCGGCGCGGTCCAGCGCCTCGCCGCGGCACAGTGGCGCTGGACCGCGCCCGGCAAGCCGGGCGCCTACACGCTGGAAGTTCGACGCGCCGACGGGGCCCGGATGCGCTTCACGGCGTTGGTCACCACGCCGCGTCAGGCGCTGCGCGGCGGCGCGCTGAACGGCTATCTGATCGGCAATTATCCGAGCCACCCCAGCGGCCAGGCGCTGTACCGGCCGCCGGAAGGTTTCATCGAGATCAATGCCCGCAGCGCCGAGCTGCCGCTGACGCCACGCCTGAAGCTGGGGCAATTCGTATGCAAGCAGGCGGCCAGCGGGCCGCGCTACGTGGCGCTTCGCGAGCGGCTGCCGCTGGCGCTGGAGGCGGCCATGGAGCGCTTTGCGCGCGCCGGCATCGCCAGCAGCGGCCTGACCGTGATGAGCGGCTACCGCACGCCGCACTACAACCGCCAGCTGGGCGATACCCGTTTCAGCCGCCATCAGTGGGGCGACGCGGCCGACGTGTTCATCGACGAGGACGGCGACGGGCGCATGGACGACCTCAACGGCGACCGCCGCCATGACCGGGAAGACGCCCGGCTGCTGTTTGAAATCATGGACGCGGCGCAGGGCGAGGCCGGCTGGCAGCGCTTCACCGGCGGCCTGTCGGCCTATCCGCCCAATGCCTACCACGGCGCGTTTCTGCACCTCGACACGCGCGGGGTCAAGGCGCGCTGGTAA